GTCACCGGGACGGCGGCAGCGGCGGCCACCGCCGGCGGTTCCACCAGCCGCTCGGGTACATGACGGTCCGGCACATGACGCTCCGGCACATGGCGTTCCGGCGGGGCCATCCGCTCCGCCGGGCCCATCCGGCCGGCCGGGGGCCGCTCCGGGGCCAGCGGGCGCATGCCCATGCCCCGGTCGGCTCCGGGCAGTCGGGCGATCCTCGGCACGAACGGGAAGGTCGGCTCCTCGCCGCCGCGCTCCTGCGGTTCGCCGATCAGCGCCCGGGCCTCGTCGTCGATCGGCTGCACCAGCCGGCGCGGCGGGTCGTAGGTCCAGCGCGCCTGCTGCTGAAGGCCGTCGGCGCGGAACTGGAGCACGATCTCCCAGGTGTTGTCGTCCCGTCGCCAGGAGTCCCACACCGTGCTGTCCTTCTCCGCGCCGCGCAGCAGCAGCCGCTCCGAGACGGCGTCGCCGAGCTGCGGTCCGGTGCTCTCGCCCTGGCGGCGGACGGTGGTCTTACGGGCGCGCTCGGCCATGAAGGCGCGTTCGGCCAGGACCGGGCCCTCGAAGCGGCGCACCCGCTCCACCGAGATCCCGGCGAGCTGGGCGACCTCCTCGGCGCTGGCGCCGGCCCTGAT
The Streptacidiphilus albus JL83 genome window above contains:
- the sepH gene encoding septation protein SepH, giving the protein MTSAGTTREVTVPELRVVAVSNDGSRLVLKAADSTEYFLPIDERLRAAVRGDRPRLGQIDVESHLRPRDIQARIRAGASAEEVAQLAGISVERVRRFEGPVLAERAFMAERARKTTVRRQGESTGPQLGDAVSERLLLRGAEKDSTVWDSWRRDDNTWEIVLQFRADGLQQQARWTYDPPRRLVQPIDDEARALIGEPQERGGEEPTFPFVPRIARLPGADRGMGMRPLAPERPPAGRMGPAERMAPPERHVPERHVPDRHVPERLVEPPAVAAAAAVPVTAEREPLTGLMDVVPSQGTQPVEDEPVEPEAPAAAVGAGSAYADILMPRAASPHRDRLIGSTDRQAEADGVRPGRRAAVPSWDEIVFGTRRKKQE